Below is a window of Halolamina sp. CBA1230 DNA.
CCAGGGTGACGTCGAGGCCGCAAACGCGCGCGGCGAGGAGTTCGTCGCCCGGCTCCGGAAGATCGGCATCCTCAACGAGAACGACGACATCACCGAGGTGCTGAGCCTCGACGAGACCGACGTGCTGGAGCGCCGCCTCCAGACCGTCGTCTACCGGCAGGGGCTGGCGTCGACGCCCCAGCAGGCTCGGCAGTTCCTCGTCCACGGCCACGTCACCGTCGACGGCGCTCGGGTCACCGAGCCCTCGAAGTTCGTGACCGTCAGCGAGGAGGACGCGATCGAGTTCGACGAGAACTCGGTGCTGTCCGACGAACTCCACCCCGCACGCGCGGAGGGTCAAGACGAATGAGCCAGAGCGAGTCCACAGCCGCTGACGACGAGAAGTGGGGCATCGCACACGTGTTCGCGTCGTTCAACAACACGCTGATCACGGTGACCGACGCCACCGGCGCGGAGACGGTCGCGAAATCCTCCGGTGGGACGGTCGTGAAGCAGAACCGCGACGAGGCGTCCCCCTACGCGGCCATGCAGATGGCCGAGGCGGTCGTCGACGACGTGAAGGCCGCCGGCATCGGCGGCGTCCACGTCCGCGTCCGCGGCCCGGGCGGCAACGACACGAAATCCCCCGGCCCCGGTGCACAGGCGACGATCCGTGCGCTCGCCCGTGCGGGTCTGGAGATCGGTCGAATCGAGGACGTCACTCCGCTCCCCCACGACGGGACGCGCGCACCCAAGAAGAACCGACTGTAACACATGGCAGACGAATTCGACGTCGAGTTCATCCGAGGCGACGATCGCGAGGCGCGGATCCTCGTGCGCGGTCTCACCCCGGCCTTCGCCAACGGGCTGCGCCGGGCGATGATCGCGGACGTGCCCACGCTGAGCATCGACACCCTCCACGTCGTGGAGAACTCCTCGGTGATGTTCGACGAGATGATCGGGCTCCGACTGGGCCTCGTCCCGCTGACGACGCCCGACGACTTCGAGTACGGTGATACCGTCACCCTCGCGCTCGACGTCGAGGGGCCGGACACGGCGTACTCCGGGGACATCGAGTCCTCGGATCCCGACGTCAAGCCCGCCGACGAGGACATCCCGATCATCCAGCTGAACGAGAACCCCAGCGGCGAGAACCAGCGCATCGAGCTGGAGGCCGAGGCCGTCCTCGACGACGGCAAGAGCCACGCCAAGCAGTCGGGCGGCGTCGCGGTCGGCTACCGCCACCTGCGAACGGTGTCGGTCGTCGGCGACCGCGGCGAGTTCGACGAGGAGGAGACGAACATCCTCCGTGGGGTCATCGAAACCGAGGACGGGGAGCTGATCCCCACCGACGAGTTCGATCACGACCTGACCGAGCGCTACCCCGGGAAGGAACTCGAAGTCGAGGACGTCCCCGGGGCGTTCGTGTTCCACGTGGAGACGGACGGCTCGATGACGGTCGAAGAACTGGTGCTCCGCGGGATCGACTCGATCGAGTCGCGCGCGGACGAACTGCAAGAGAAAGTCGCAGTCTGATGGCCTGGAACCCACGACACCCCGACGCTAGCCCCCGATCCGGGAGCCCCGGCGCCGGCGAGTCGTGGGTGCGGACCGAAACCGCTTTGAAGGGCCATCCAGTATCCGAGAGTGCAGGCAGGGATAGCCAAGTCAGGCCAACGGCGCAGCGTTCAGGGCGCTGTCCTGTAGAGGTCCGCAGGTTCAAATCCTGCTCCCTGCATTTCTCGGATCGATCGAACCGGAGAGCCCTGTACTCTCAGTTTTCGGAGGCAACTCCACTTCAGAGGTCAATCCATGAGTAGCAACAAGACGAACCCGAGACTAGGGAGCCTCATCGCCGAGCTCAAGTCGGTCTCCCGCGACGTCGGTGCCAACGTCTGGGCCGACGTGGCCGAACGACTTGAGAAGCCGCGCCGCACGCACGCAGAGGTCAACCTGGGCCGCATCGAGCGATACGCCCAGGAGGACGAGACGGTCGTCGTGCCCGGCAAGGTGCTCGGCAGCGGTGTGCTCCAGAAAGACGTCACCGTCGCCGCGGTCAACTTCTCCGGCACCGCCCGGAAGAAGATCGACCAGGTCGGCGAGGCGGTACAGCTCGAACAGGCACTCGAAAACAACCCCGAAGGCAGCAACGTGCGGGTGATCCGATGAGCGTCGCCGAGTGGGAGGCCGACCTCGTCGTCGACGCCCGCGACTGCATCATGGGTCGCGTCGCCAGCGAGATCGCCCAGCGCGCTCTCGACGGCGACCGCGTCGCCGTGATCAACGCCGAGCAGGCGGTGATCACCGGCAACGAGGAGGCCACGATGGAGACCTACCGCACGCGAGCGGAGCTGGGCTCCGACTCGGGGCCGTACTACCCCAAGCGCCCGGACCGCATCTTCAAGCGCTCCGTGCGCGGCATGCTGCCGTACAAGCAGGATCGCGGCCGCGAGGCCTTCGAGAGCATCCGCATCTACGTGGGCAACCCCCACGACCGCGACGGGGAGGTGCTCGAGGGCACCTCGCTCGACCGGCTCTCGAACATCAAGTTCACCACGCTCGGAAACATCTCCGAGACCCTCGGCGCCAACAAGACATGGTAACGAACACGTCCGGCAAGAAGAAGACGGCCGTCGCCCGCGCCACGGTGAGCGAGGGCGAGGGTCGCGTTCGCATCAACTCCCAGCCCGTCGAGCTGGTCGAACCGGAGCTCTCGCGGCTCAAGATGCTGGAGCCGTTCCGCATCGCCGGCGACGACCTCCGCTCGGAGATCGACATCGACGTGTCGGTCTCCGGCGGCGGGTTCGCGGGGCAGGCCGACGCCACCCGCACCGCCATCGCGCGCGGGCTGGTCCAGCACCTGCAGGACGCCGAACTCCGCGACGCGTACATGGAGTTCGACCGCTCGCTGCTGGTCAACGACTCCCGGCAGTCCGAACCGAAGAAGTGGGGCGGGCCCGGCGCGCGTGCTCGCTACCAGAAGTCCTACCGCTGAGGTGATCCAACCATGATGATACCCGTCCGGTGTTTCTCGTGTGGCAAAGTTATCGGGGAACACTGGGAGGAGTTCGAGGAACGAGCGCGTGACGGCGAGGAGGACCCCGCAGCGGTGCTCGACGACCTCGGCGTCGATCGGCACTGCTGCCGGCGCATGATGGTGAGCCACCGCGACCTGGTGGACGTCGTCTCCCCCTACCAATGAGCACGGACACGGAGTTCAACCGGTACGAGAAGGCCCGCATCATCGGCGCCCGAGCGCTGCAGCTGTCGTACGGCGCGCCGGTGCTGGTCGAGACCGACCGGACCGAGCCGTACCTCATCGCGGCACAGGAGTACGACGCCGGTGTCCTGCCGTTCACCGTTCGACGGGAGGGTAAATGACGCGCATCAGCGGCGTCTCGCTCCGGCGCGTGCTCGACTCGCGTGGCAACCCCACGGTCGAGGCCGACGTGCTGACGCGGTCGGGCGGCTTCGGCCGCGCGACGGCCCCCTCCGGGGCCAGCACCGGCGAGCACGAGGCCGTCGAGCTCCCGCCCGGCGAAGCGATCGCTGCGGCTCGGAAGCACGCGGTCCCCCGACTCGTGGACGAGGTCCACGCGGGGAACCAGCGCGAGGTCGACGCGGCGCTGCGTGGCGCCGACGGCACCGAGGAGTTCTCGGAGATCGGCGCCAACAGCGCGGTCGCGATCTCGATGGCGGCGGCGAAAGCCGGCGCCGACGTGCTCGGGGCGCCGCTGTACCAGCATCTCGGCGGCGCGTTCCGCGGGGACAACTTCCCCGTGCCGCTGGGCAACGTCGTGGGCGGCGGCGAGCACGCCGCCGACGCGACCCACATCCAGGAGTTCCTCGCGGCGCCGGTCGGGGCCCCCTCCGTCGCGGAGGCGGCCTTCGCCAACGCCGCGGTCCACGAGACCGTCGGCGAACTACTCACCGAGCGCGGCGTGCCAGCCGCGAAAGGTGACGAGGGCGCGTGGGCGCCGTCGATCGACGACGCGGAAGCGTTCGAGATCGTCGCGGCGGCCTGCGAGACGGTTGCCGAGGACGTCGGTTTCGAGATCAGCTTCGGTCTCGATATGGCCGCCTCGGAGCTCTGGGACGGCGACGCCTACCAGTACGGCGACCGGGCCCGGAGCCCCGACGAGCAGATCGACTACGTGGCCGACCTGGTCGAGGAGTACGAGCTGGCGTACGTCGAGGACCCCCTGGAGGAGAACGACTTCGAGGGGTTCGCCGACCTGACGGATCGGGTCGGCGACGAGACGCTCGTCTGCGGTGACGACCTGTTCGTCACCAACACCGAGCGGCTCCAGCAGGGTATCGAGCAGGGGGCTGGTAACAGCATCCTGATCAAGCCGAACCAGATCGGGACGCTCTCGCTGGCGGTCGACGCCATCGAGACCGCGACCCGCAACGGGTTCACGCCCGTGATCTCCCACCGTTCGGGAGAGACCGAAGACACGACGATCGCACACCTCGCCGTCGCGACCGGCGCGCCGTTCATCAAGACGGGCACCGTCGGGGGCGAGCGAACCGCCAAACTCAACGAACTCATCCGCATCGCGGAGGACGCTGTATGAGCGAAAGCGAGAACGACGAGACAGAACCCGCCGAGGAGGAGGTGGCCGACGAGGCCACCGAGACCGAGGCGGCGGTAGAGACCGCCTCCGACGAGGAGGCAGAGACAGAGCAGGCCGACGAGGCCGAGGAAGAGGAGTCCCGGTTCGACGAGAACGTCATGCCGGACGAGGAGGAGGCAGACCTCCTCATCCCCGTCGAGGACTACCTCTCCGCTGGGGTCCACATCGGGACCCAGCAGAAGACCAACGACATGGAGCGGTTCATCCACCGCGTCCGGGACGACGGGCTGTACGTGCTCGACGTGAGCCAGACCGACGGCCGGATCCGGACCGCGGCGGAGTTCCTCTCCAACTACGACCCCGAGCAGGTGCTCGTCACCTCCTCGCGGCAGTACGGCCGGTTCCCGGCCGAGAAGTTCGCGGACGCCATCGGCGCCCGCGCACGCACGGGTCGGTTCATCCCGGGCACGCTGACGAACCCGAAGTACGACGGCTACATCGAGCCGGACGTCGTGGTCGTCACCGACCCGATCGGCGACGCCCAGGCGGTGAAGGAGGCCATCACGGTCGGCATCCCCGTCATCGCCATGTGTGACTCGAACAACGCCGTTTCGAACGTCGATCTGGTCATCCCGACCAACAACAAGGGTCGACGCGCGCTGTCGGTCGTCTACTGGCTGCTGGCCAACGAGACGCTCGACCGCCGCGGCGCCGAGCCCAGCTACGCCCTCGAGGACTTCGAGGCCGGGCTCTAGGCCCGTCGAGATCCTTTCTGCGTTCAGTTCTTGCGTGGGTAGCGGTGGTGCTCGGCAGCGACTATTTGGCTGGGTATTCGGATGTTTGATAGTGGCTGCGACGGCGACAGCAACTCGATCGTTGACCACTTGCGACCGTGACCACCGAGGAGACGGACGTCGTGTTCCACTTCAGCAACTCGATCGTTGACCACTTGCGACCGCAACCGCACCGCACAGGCCTCATACCTCCCCAGCCGACTCACTCGCTTCGCTCGTTCGTCCCTCGCGCTCGGCTCGCGCACGGAGGCGCTCGCGCTTCGCGCCGACAGCCACGGCGGTGCGGTGGCGGTGGACGCCTCGCCGGCGCCGACTGTCGGCGTCACCAGAACGCTCCGCGTTCTGGTTGGCAGACGAGAATCGCCGATTCTCGTCGACGCCGGCGGGGGGAGGGGTGGGGACTCGGTGCTGGGCCGGACCTCGTGTCCGGCCCACTGCGGTCGCAAGTGGTCTAGCACCGAGATGCTGTTGCCGTCGCGGTTGCTGTCCCGGTTGCCACCGAACGAGAGGCTGTCGCCATTCCGGCAGTCGACACCACGACCCCGTAGCGAAGCCACGACGCGCCTCCCTCCTCATCACACCGCCGACGACGGGCTTTTCCTGACTCTCATCCAGATGCACCCATGGGCTACCGAACCGTGCGAACGCGGGACGTCGAACCGACTCCTGACCGACCCTGCGAGCTCCGGCGGCTGACCGCCGCCGCGGGGCTCGAGGCGGTGGCACTCAACCGCTACAGCGTCGACCCCGGCGAGGAGATCCCGCTGGCGTACCACTACCACGACGAGCAGGAGGAGGCGTTCTTCGTGATCTCGGGAACGATCGAGATCGAGACGCCCGAGGGGACGTTCGTGGTCGGCGCCGACGAACTGTTCGCGGCCGATCCCGAGAGCCCGCACCGCGCGTACTGCCCCGATGACGCCGACGAAACTTCGGAGGTGCTGGCCGTCGGAGCGCCCCAGACCGAAGGTGACGTGCACGCCTACGGCCCCGACGAGTAGCAGTCGGAACGACTGTAACCGTCGAGAGCGAGCGTCCGGACATGACGACTTCGAGCGCCCCCGGCAAGGTGTACCTGTTCGGGGAGCACGCCGTGGTGTACGGCGAGCCCGCGGTGCCCTGCGCGATCGAGCGCCGGGCGCGGGTCAGCGTCGAGCCACGCGACGACCACCGCGTCCGCGTCGAGGCCGACGAGCTCACCCTCGACGGCTTCACCGTGGAGTGGGGCGGCGACACCGACCAGAAGCCCGACGTCGACGTCCCCTCGAACCTCGTGGAGGCCGCGACGGGGTACGTCGACGAGGCGCTGGCACAGGCTCGCGACGCGCTTTCCGACCCCGAGGCGGGGTTCGACGTGACGATCGAGAGCGAGATCCCGTTGGGGGGCGGACTCGGCTCCTCGGCGGCGGTGGTCGTCGCCGCCATCGACGCCGCGGTCCGCGCCCGCGGCGAGTCGATCGATCCCGAGGAGCTGGCCGACCGCGCGTACCAGGCCGAAGCGACCGTGCAGGGCGGCGAAGCGTCCCGCGCGGACACCTACTGCTCGGCGATGGGCGGCGCGGTCCGCGTCGAAGGTGACGACACGCGACCGATCGAGGCGCCGGAACTCCCGCTCGTCATCGGCTACGACGGCGGCGCGGGCGACACGGGCGAGCTGGTCGCCGGCGTCCGCGCGCTCAAGGAGGAGTATTCGTTCGCCGCCGACACCGTCGAGACCATCGGCGACCTCACTCGCGAGGGCGAGCAGCTACTGGCCAACGCGGACCCCGGCGAGGAGCCGGGCCCGGTCCTGCTCGACGAACTCGGCGAACTGATGAACTTCAACCACGGGCTGCTGTCGGCGCTGGGCGTCTCCTCGCGCTCGCTGGATCGGATGGTCTGGTCAGCTCGCGAGGCGGAAGCCGAGGGCGCGAAGCTGACCGGTGCGGGTGGCGGGGGCTGTATCGTCGCGCTCGACCGCACGCAGGCCACCCGGCGTGCGCTGGAGTACTCGCCGGGCTGCGAGCAGGCGTTCCGCGCCGAACTCGCGACCGAGGGGGTGCGCGCGGAGGAATGAGTCCGACGATCCTCAAACTCGGCGGCTCGGTGATCACCGAGAAGGACCGTGCGGAGACGCTGGACGGCCCGGCGCTGGACGCGGCGGCCGACGCAGTCGCCGAGGCGATGGAGGGCGGCGACGTGTCGGAACTGGTGCTGGTCCACGGCGGCGGGAGCTTCGGCCACCATCACGCCAGCGAGGCGGGGGTGACGACCACCGACGGCAGCGGCGACGCCACGGACGCGATCGCGATCCACAGCGCGATGAAGACGCTCAATCAGTTCGTGCTCTCCCGCCTCCACGAGCGCGGCGTGCCGGCGCTGCCGGTCCATCCGCTCTCGGCCGGCGCGCGCGACGCAAACGAGGATCTCGATATGCCGATGAACCAGACCGCGACGATGCTCGGTGAGGGGTTCGTCCCCGTCCTCCACGGCGACGTGATCGCGACCGAGGGGGAGGGCGTGACGGTGCTCTCTGGTGACGAGATCGTCACCACCGCCGCCGAGCACCTCTCCGCGGACCGCGTCGGCCTCTGTTCGACGGTGCCGGGGGTGTTCGACGCCGACGACGAGGTGATCCCGGAGATCACGGCGTTCGACGACGCTTCGGACACGCTCGGCGACAGCGACGCCGACGACGACGTGACCGGCGGGATGGCCGCGAAGGTTCGTGAACTGCTGGATCTCGGCGCGCCGGCGTCTGTGTTCGGGCCCGAGGAGATCGGCGCGTTTCTGGGGGGAGAGAACCCCGGGACGACGATCCGCGGACGGTGACGGCCAACCGTTCCGGTGCAACGATCCGTGGACGGTGACGGCCAACCGTTCCGGTGCAACGATCCGCGGACGGTGACGGCCAACCGTTCCGGTGCAACGATCCGTGGACGGTGACGGCCAACCGTTCCGGTGCAACGATCCGCGGACAGTGACTGCCAACTATTAACACGGCCGGGTCCCATCTCTAGCCGACCCCCATGGCGGACGTCGACCGGCGCCCCGAGGCGGAGGCCGAGTACCGGGACCACCTCGAGCGCAGCGCGACCGTCTGGGACCGGTGGAGCGACTGGTACGGGATGAGCGAGCGCGACTTCGAGCCGATCCGCGAGGAGCTGCTCGCCCAGC
It encodes the following:
- a CDS encoding DNA-directed RNA polymerase subunit D yields the protein MADEFDVEFIRGDDREARILVRGLTPAFANGLRRAMIADVPTLSIDTLHVVENSSVMFDEMIGLRLGLVPLTTPDDFEYGDTVTLALDVEGPDTAYSGDIESSDPDVKPADEDIPIIQLNENPSGENQRIELEAEAVLDDGKSHAKQSGGVAVGYRHLRTVSVVGDRGEFDEEETNILRGVIETEDGELIPTDEFDHDLTERYPGKELEVEDVPGAFVFHVETDGSMTVEELVLRGIDSIESRADELQEKVAV
- a CDS encoding DNA-directed RNA polymerase subunit N; this translates as MMIPVRCFSCGKVIGEHWEEFEERARDGEEDPAAVLDDLGVDRHCCRRMMVSHRDLVDVVSPYQ
- a CDS encoding 30S ribosomal protein S9; translated protein: MVTNTSGKKKTAVARATVSEGEGRVRINSQPVELVEPELSRLKMLEPFRIAGDDLRSEIDIDVSVSGGGFAGQADATRTAIARGLVQHLQDAELRDAYMEFDRSLLVNDSRQSEPKKWGGPGARARYQKSYR
- a CDS encoding 30S ribosomal protein S11, with the protein product MSQSESTAADDEKWGIAHVFASFNNTLITVTDATGAETVAKSSGGTVVKQNRDEASPYAAMQMAEAVVDDVKAAGIGGVHVRVRGPGGNDTKSPGPGAQATIRALARAGLEIGRIEDVTPLPHDGTRAPKKNRL
- a CDS encoding 50S ribosomal protein L18e, with protein sequence MSSNKTNPRLGSLIAELKSVSRDVGANVWADVAERLEKPRRTHAEVNLGRIERYAQEDETVVVPGKVLGSGVLQKDVTVAAVNFSGTARKKIDQVGEAVQLEQALENNPEGSNVRVIR
- a CDS encoding DNA-directed RNA polymerase subunit K; amino-acid sequence: MSTDTEFNRYEKARIIGARALQLSYGAPVLVETDRTEPYLIAAQEYDAGVLPFTVRREGK
- a CDS encoding isopentenyl phosphate kinase; protein product: MSPTILKLGGSVITEKDRAETLDGPALDAAADAVAEAMEGGDVSELVLVHGGGSFGHHHASEAGVTTTDGSGDATDAIAIHSAMKTLNQFVLSRLHERGVPALPVHPLSAGARDANEDLDMPMNQTATMLGEGFVPVLHGDVIATEGEGVTVLSGDEIVTTAAEHLSADRVGLCSTVPGVFDADDEVIPEITAFDDASDTLGDSDADDDVTGGMAAKVRELLDLGAPASVFGPEEIGAFLGGENPGTTIRGR
- the rpsB gene encoding 30S ribosomal protein S2, with translation MSESENDETEPAEEEVADEATETEAAVETASDEEAETEQADEAEEEESRFDENVMPDEEEADLLIPVEDYLSAGVHIGTQQKTNDMERFIHRVRDDGLYVLDVSQTDGRIRTAAEFLSNYDPEQVLVTSSRQYGRFPAEKFADAIGARARTGRFIPGTLTNPKYDGYIEPDVVVVTDPIGDAQAVKEAITVGIPVIAMCDSNNAVSNVDLVIPTNNKGRRALSVVYWLLANETLDRRGAEPSYALEDFEAGL
- a CDS encoding cupin domain-containing protein; protein product: MGYRTVRTRDVEPTPDRPCELRRLTAAAGLEAVALNRYSVDPGEEIPLAYHYHDEQEEAFFVISGTIEIETPEGTFVVGADELFAADPESPHRAYCPDDADETSEVLAVGAPQTEGDVHAYGPDE
- the mvk gene encoding mevalonate kinase, with product MTTSSAPGKVYLFGEHAVVYGEPAVPCAIERRARVSVEPRDDHRVRVEADELTLDGFTVEWGGDTDQKPDVDVPSNLVEAATGYVDEALAQARDALSDPEAGFDVTIESEIPLGGGLGSSAAVVVAAIDAAVRARGESIDPEELADRAYQAEATVQGGEASRADTYCSAMGGAVRVEGDDTRPIEAPELPLVIGYDGGAGDTGELVAGVRALKEEYSFAADTVETIGDLTREGEQLLANADPGEEPGPVLLDELGELMNFNHGLLSALGVSSRSLDRMVWSAREAEAEGAKLTGAGGGGCIVALDRTQATRRALEYSPGCEQAFRAELATEGVRAEE
- the eno gene encoding phosphopyruvate hydratase, whose translation is MTRISGVSLRRVLDSRGNPTVEADVLTRSGGFGRATAPSGASTGEHEAVELPPGEAIAAARKHAVPRLVDEVHAGNQREVDAALRGADGTEEFSEIGANSAVAISMAAAKAGADVLGAPLYQHLGGAFRGDNFPVPLGNVVGGGEHAADATHIQEFLAAPVGAPSVAEAAFANAAVHETVGELLTERGVPAAKGDEGAWAPSIDDAEAFEIVAAACETVAEDVGFEISFGLDMAASELWDGDAYQYGDRARSPDEQIDYVADLVEEYELAYVEDPLEENDFEGFADLTDRVGDETLVCGDDLFVTNTERLQQGIEQGAGNSILIKPNQIGTLSLAVDAIETATRNGFTPVISHRSGETEDTTIAHLAVATGAPFIKTGTVGGERTAKLNELIRIAEDAV
- a CDS encoding 30S ribosomal protein S4 — encoded protein: MTTGNATKRYETPNHPFQGERIAEEAGLVDRYGLESKEELWRAQSRLRDFRREARRLLGAAQGDVEAANARGEEFVARLRKIGILNENDDITEVLSLDETDVLERRLQTVVYRQGLASTPQQARQFLVHGHVTVDGARVTEPSKFVTVSEEDAIEFDENSVLSDELHPARAEGQDE
- a CDS encoding 50S ribosomal protein L13, which encodes MSVAEWEADLVVDARDCIMGRVASEIAQRALDGDRVAVINAEQAVITGNEEATMETYRTRAELGSDSGPYYPKRPDRIFKRSVRGMLPYKQDRGREAFESIRIYVGNPHDRDGEVLEGTSLDRLSNIKFTTLGNISETLGANKTW